In Brienomyrus brachyistius isolate T26 chromosome 14, BBRACH_0.4, whole genome shotgun sequence, the following proteins share a genomic window:
- the kif28 gene encoding kinesin-like protein KIF28P → MTPLHLVLRALYRWCRRTFPCPVGSSKMRGRGAEMSRKDCVKVAVRVRPFNKRERDAGSRCVISMGPNATSILDPRTQQARTFTFDYAYWSHSGFVRNKDGLFVPEEPGSRYADQNSVFQDLGQGILENALQGYNATLLAYGQTGSGKSYSMIGYGPNKGLVPSLCERLFQAIKVNQESRRCQLFFSMLEIYNEQVIDLLSRGPRLCGGLKVREDQQRGFYVEGLRRVPCESATQVAQLMEQGTRTRTTASTHMNASSSRSHMLIILQLKQIFSKENTTKESNMNLVDLAGSERQRTLTSEADRLKEGAAINLSLTTLGNVIRSQRIRAIYLTKNLGGNLTTLHKSHSTHSSLAEVAMGKRAVYVPYRDSVLTKLLQSALGGNSRTIMMATLSPADTCYEESLSTLRYAERAKRIQNRAVVNESPTERLLKELKAENAKLHLRLARLGHEGRQADDQTKELRKLLTHNELQIRAIQTLWEQHLQEALRDWEQQYATITQERRMIQMYPYILNINEDPQLSGVIKLFIQEGEWDIGLSDSTPRAITIKGLGIQAKHAVFTNVERRVSITPVGQAKVIVNGASVPCKTQLQHLDRLILGSNSTYLFIGFPSERDGNDWSRYDYDYFQSELAAAEGIHIHSLCEEKSLGSPSGGHGQPDPSLLAVFYDYIKLMPMVAEANQMSQELNKGVVFKLEIKNLAMSDSKGHDLEKEIAVRVMLVENKQVWMWSKAKFINRKFLMEEVYQQQVVQGEWCDGSAPPRDEDPFWDPLEPLHLGSAHLWLQSLAFRLQLEEQVEMLGPEGTEEAVLQLQMVPCSPAGLPLGEDGILIDPSELLGRRLDFQLVLEQCAGIRWLREAKDRGVQIAFRVYNIPQPFYTAPVWHNVNPLLDYRLQFTVINTCQDFLSYLQTSALVLELWGLQEGCKEMTSSQEGLRLTAEGSVVIDEASALNTMLLEESLPSDLSSSQQAMHQDLEKLRNLNAALRKENSALRDQLSGTRENMDLSNKADRRGSLRPSCDAELARALKVFYHDMNAVRSQLQKVRRHKPKEDVDLSSLTLFVEEQGLLLKDFAEQLEQSITALKQDVAAIIRKKREKSGIWS, encoded by the exons ATGACACCTCTCCATCTCGTGTTACGTGCGCTTTACCGATGGTGTCGGAGAACTTTCCCTTGTCCAGTTGGCAGCAGCAAAATGAGAGGGCGGGGAGCTGAAATGTCCAGGAAGGACTGCGTGAAAGTGGCTGTTCGAGTCCGGCCCTTCAACAAG AGAGAGCGGGATGCAGGCAGCCGCTGTGTCATTTCCATGGGTCCCAACGCCACCAGCATCCTCGATCCACGCACACAGCAGGCGCGCACTTTCACCTTCGACTACGCCTACTGGTCTCACAGCGGCTTTGTCCGGAACAAAGATGGCCTCTTCGTCCCAGAGGAACCAGGGAGCCGCTATGCAGACCAG AACAGCGTGTTCCAGGACCTGGGACAAGGCATCCTGGAGAATGCCCTGCAGGGCTATAATGCTACTCTTTTAGCATACGGCCAGACGGGTTCTGGGAAGAGCTACTCTATGATCGGTTATGGCCCCAACAAGGGTCTGGTGCCATCCCTCTGTGAGAGGCTGTTCCAGGCCATCAAGGTGAACCAGGAGAGTCGGCGGTGCCAG CTGTTTTTCAGCATGCTGGAAATCTACAACGAACAG GTGATTGACCTGCTCTCGAGGGGCCCGCGCTTGTGTGGGGGCCTGAAAGTGAGGGAGGACCAGCAGCGTGGTTTTTACGTGGAGGGTTTGCGGAGGGTGCCTTGCGAAAGCGCCACCCAGGTGGCGCAGCTGATGGAGCAGGGCACGCGCACGCGCACCACCGCCTCCACCCACATGAACGCCAGCAGCAGCCGCTCCCACATGCTCATCATTTTGCAGCTCAAGCAG ATTTTCTCCAAGGAGAACACCACCAAGGAGTCAAACATGAACCTCGTTGACCTGGCAGGGAGTGAGAGACAGAGGACCTTGACATCCGAAGCCGACCGGCTGAAAGAGGGAGCAGCCATCAACCTTAGCCTGACCACCCTGGGCAATGTCATCAGGTCACAAAGGATTAGGGCCATTTACTTGACAAAA AACCTCGGAGGGAATCTTACAACGCTACATAAATCACACAG CACCCACAGTTCTCTGGCGGAGGTGGCGATGGGAAAGCGGGCGGTATACGTCCCGTACAGGGACTCGGTACTCACCAAGCTGCTGCAGTCTGCGTTGGGGGGCAACAGCCGCACCATCATG ATGGCAACCTTGAGCCCAGCGGATACATGCTATGAAGAATCTCTCTCCACATTACGCTATGCAGAAAG GGCAAAGCGGATTCAGAACAGGGCCGTGGTGAACGAGAGCCCCACTGAGCGTCTCCTGAAGGAGCTGAAGGCTGAGAATGCCAAGCTGCATCTGCGCCTGGCCCGTCTGGGGCACGAGGGCCGCCAGGCAGACGATCAGACAA AGGAGCTACGTAAGTTACTGACTCACAATGAGCTGCAGATCCGTGCCATTCAGACCCTGTGGGAACAGCACTTGCAGGAAGCACTCAGGGACTGGGAGCAGCAATATGCTACTATTACTCAG GAGAGGAGGATGATTCAGATGTACCCCTACATCCTTAACATCAATGAAGACCCTCAGCTCTCTGGAGTGATCAAGCTTTTTATCCAGGAAG GTGAATGGGACATAGGACTGTCAGACTCGACACCCCGTGCCATCACTATTAAAGGACTTGG CATTCAGGCCAAACATGCGGTATTTACCAACGTAGAGCGCAGGGTGTCCATCACCCCGGTGGGACAGGCCAAGGTCATTGTCAACGGAGCGTCTGTCCCCTGCAAAACACAGCTGCAGCACTTG GACAGGCTCATCCTTGGTTCCAACAGCACATACCTTTTCATTGGCTTTCCCTCGGAGCGGGACGGAAATGATTGGAGTCGCTATGACTACGACTATTTTCAGTCTGAGCTGGCTGCTGCGGAGGGCATCCACATTCACTCGCTATGTGAGGAGAAGAGCTTGG GAAGCCCCAGTGGGGGGCACGGCCAGCCAGACCCCAGCTTGCTGGCGGTATTCTATGACTACATCAAGCTAATGCCCATGGTGGCAGAGGCCAATCAAATGAGTCAGGAACTCAACAAG GGAGTTGTTTTCAAGCTTGAGATCAAGAACCTCGCCATGTCTGATTCCAAGGGTCATGACCTTGAAAAAGAGATTGCTGTTAGGGTTATGTTGGTGGAAAACAAGCAA GTGTGGATGTGGTCCAAAGCCAAGTTTATCAATCGTAAGTTTTTAATGGAGGAGGtgtaccagcagcaggtggtgcAGGGGGAGTGGTGTGACGGATCAGCCCCCCCCAGGGATGAAGACCCCTTCTGGGACCCGCTGGAGCCGCTCCACCTGGGCAGCGCTCACCTCTGGCTGCAGTCGCTGGCCTTCCGATTACAATTAGAAGAGCAGGTGGAGATGCTGGGGCCCGAGGGAACTGAAGAGGCCGTGCTGCAGTTACAGATGGTCCCCTGCAGCCCagcaggatt GCCTCTTGGTGAAGACGGCATCCTTATCGACCCTAGCGAGCTGCTGGGGAGGAGACTGGACTTCCAGTTGGTGTTGGAGCAGTGCGCCGGCATACGCTGGCTGAGAGAGGCCAAGGACCGCGGCGTGCAGATTGC GTTCAGGGTGTACAATATCCCCCAGCCCTTCTACACAGCACCAGTATGGCACAATGTGAACCCCCTGCTGGACTACAGGCTGCAGTTCACCGTGATCAATACTTGCCAAGACTTCCTCAGCTATCTGCAGACCAGTGCCCTGGTGCTGGAGCTTTGGGGGCTGCAGG AAGGGTGCAAGGAAATGACCTCGTCACAGGAGGGCCTTAGACTGACAGCAGAAGGCAGCGTCGTCATTGATGAGGCCAGCGCACTCAACACTATGCTG CTAGAGGAGAGCCTCCCCTCGGACTTGAGCTCTTCCCAGCAAGCGATGCACCAGGACTTGGAGAAGCTGAGGAACCTTAACGCTGCCCTGAGGAAGGAGAACAGTGCACTGCGGGATCAGCTGAGTGGCACACGGGAGA ACATGGACCTCAGTAACAAGGCGGACAGGCGGGGGAGCCTGAGACCTAGTTGTGATGCAGAACTCGCCCGGGCCCTTAAGGTCTTCTACCATGACATGAATGCTGTTAGGAGCCAGCTTCAGAAGGTGCGCAGACACAAGCCCAA